Proteins co-encoded in one Nothobranchius furzeri strain GRZ-AD chromosome 4, NfurGRZ-RIMD1, whole genome shotgun sequence genomic window:
- the LOC107388423 gene encoding aldo-keto reductase family 1 member D1 isoform X2 has translation MNLSAGIQSIPLSDGNQIPLLGLGTYGDPRTTPKGSALECVKLAIDVGYRHFDGALVYFNEHEVGQAIREKIADGSVKREDIFYCGKLWNTFHPPELVRPALERTLKTLKLDYVDLYIMELPMAFKPGKEFYPKYKDGKYIYHHTDLCATWEVECHPYFTQPKLLEYCRQNGIVMVGFCPLGSSRDSSWVNLKSPPLLEDKLLVSIGRKYNKSSAQVALRFNVQRGVVVIPKSFTRERIKHNFQIFDFSLTEDEMKAIEALNKNVRFVELLMWSDHPEYPFHDEY, from the exons ATGAATCTCTCTGCAGGAATCCAGAGTATCCCTCTGAGTGACGGGAACCAGATTCCACTCCTAGGACTCGGTACCTATGGAGACCCTCGAACT ACGCCAAAAGGCTCAGCCCTTGAGTGTGTCAAGCTGGCCATAGACGTAGGCTACAGGCACTTTGATGGGGCGCTGGTGTACTTCAACGAGCATGAAGTGGGTCAGGCTATCAGAGAGAAGATTGCTGATGGATCTGTGAAAAGGGAGGACATCTTTTATTGTGGGAAG CTCTGGAATACGTTCCATCCCCCGGAGTTGGTGAGACCTGCCTTGGAGAGGACGCTGAAGACCTTGAAACTTGACTATGTGGATCTCTACATTATGGAGCTTCCAATGGCCTTCAAG CCTGGAAAGGAATTTTATCCAAAATATAAGGATGGAAAATACATCTATCATCACACTGATCTCTGTGCAACATGGGAG GTTGAATGCCATCCATATTTCACACAGCCCAAGCTTCTGGAGTACTGTCGTCAGAATGGGATTGTGATGGTTGGTTTTTGTCCTCTTGGCTCCTCCAGAGATTCTTCTTG GGTGAATTTGAAGtctcctcctctcctggaggACAAGCTGCTGGTATCTATTGGTAGAAAGTACAACAAGAGTAGTGCTCAGGTTGCACTTCGCTTTAATGTACAAAGAGGAGTGGTTGTGATTCCAAAGAGCTTCACCCGTGAGAGGATCAAGCATAACTTTCAG ATATTTGACTTTTCCCTCACGGAGGATGAAATGAAAGCCATTGAAGCACTGAACAAAAACGTTCGCTTTGTGGAGCTGCTGAT GTGGAGTGATCATCCAGAGTACCCCTTCCATGATGAATATTGA
- the LOC107388423 gene encoding aldo-keto reductase family 1 member D1 isoform X1: MNLSAGIQSIPLSDGNQIPLLGLGTYGDPRTTPKGSALECVKLAIDVGYRHFDGALVYFNEHEVGQAIREKIADGSVKREDIFYCGKLWNTFHPPELVRPALERTLKTLKLDYVDLYIMELPMAFKPGKEFYPKYKDGKYIYHHTDLCATWEALEACKDAGLVKSLGVSNFNRRQLELLLNKPGLKHKPVSNQVECHPYFTQPKLLEYCRQNGIVMVGFCPLGSSRDSSWVNLKSPPLLEDKLLVSIGRKYNKSSAQVALRFNVQRGVVVIPKSFTRERIKHNFQIFDFSLTEDEMKAIEALNKNVRFVELLMWSDHPEYPFHDEY, from the exons ATGAATCTCTCTGCAGGAATCCAGAGTATCCCTCTGAGTGACGGGAACCAGATTCCACTCCTAGGACTCGGTACCTATGGAGACCCTCGAACT ACGCCAAAAGGCTCAGCCCTTGAGTGTGTCAAGCTGGCCATAGACGTAGGCTACAGGCACTTTGATGGGGCGCTGGTGTACTTCAACGAGCATGAAGTGGGTCAGGCTATCAGAGAGAAGATTGCTGATGGATCTGTGAAAAGGGAGGACATCTTTTATTGTGGGAAG CTCTGGAATACGTTCCATCCCCCGGAGTTGGTGAGACCTGCCTTGGAGAGGACGCTGAAGACCTTGAAACTTGACTATGTGGATCTCTACATTATGGAGCTTCCAATGGCCTTCAAG CCTGGAAAGGAATTTTATCCAAAATATAAGGATGGAAAATACATCTATCATCACACTGATCTCTGTGCAACATGGGAG GCTTTAGAGGCTTGTAAAGACGCTGGTCTGGTAAAGTCTTTGGGAGTGTCCAACTTCAACCGCAGgcagctggagctgctgctgaacAAACCTGGACTCAAACACAAACCAGTTTCCAACCAG GTTGAATGCCATCCATATTTCACACAGCCCAAGCTTCTGGAGTACTGTCGTCAGAATGGGATTGTGATGGTTGGTTTTTGTCCTCTTGGCTCCTCCAGAGATTCTTCTTG GGTGAATTTGAAGtctcctcctctcctggaggACAAGCTGCTGGTATCTATTGGTAGAAAGTACAACAAGAGTAGTGCTCAGGTTGCACTTCGCTTTAATGTACAAAGAGGAGTGGTTGTGATTCCAAAGAGCTTCACCCGTGAGAGGATCAAGCATAACTTTCAG ATATTTGACTTTTCCCTCACGGAGGATGAAATGAAAGCCATTGAAGCACTGAACAAAAACGTTCGCTTTGTGGAGCTGCTGAT GTGGAGTGATCATCCAGAGTACCCCTTCCATGATGAATATTGA